A window of Lacibacter sediminis contains these coding sequences:
- a CDS encoding nuclear transport factor 2 family protein has product MIQKLNLLLVLLLLSVITSAQNSAKEEDAVHQTIVKLFDALSKRDSVSLKEVSTADITLYEYGGVWTIDTLILKAIKLNTAKEFARTNTFDFIHTTVDNKMALVNYRLQSIITRDGKEATLEWLETVVLIKVKNQWKVKHLHSTLLKRS; this is encoded by the coding sequence ATGATACAAAAACTAAATCTCCTGCTTGTTTTATTACTTCTTTCAGTAATTACATCTGCTCAAAATAGTGCCAAAGAAGAAGATGCCGTACATCAAACCATTGTAAAACTGTTTGATGCTTTATCTAAACGTGACTCTGTAAGCCTGAAAGAAGTGAGTACCGCAGATATTACATTGTACGAATATGGCGGGGTGTGGACCATCGACACGCTGATTCTGAAAGCGATTAAACTGAACACAGCAAAAGAGTTTGCACGTACAAACACATTTGACTTTATTCATACAACTGTAGACAACAAGATGGCATTGGTTAATTATCGTCTGCAATCAATAATAACGAGAGATGGAAAAGAGGCAACATTAGAATGGCTGGAAACAGTAGTTCTGATAAAAGTAAAGAACCAATGGAAAGTAAAACATCTTCATTCAACGCTCCTTAAAAGAAGTTAA